One genomic segment of Pseudomonadota bacterium includes these proteins:
- the dtd gene encoding D-aminoacyl-tRNA deacylase encodes MRAVVQRVKKASVAVNSEEVSVIDRGFLVLLGVAKGDGATDVDYMIRKISSLRIFGNEQGKLNRSLADVEGEVLLVPQFTLFGDVRKGTRPSFFGAADAATGKQLYLEVMEGLQQLGIPVYGGRFQEMMEVKLINDGPVTILLDSRKQF; translated from the coding sequence ATGCGTGCGGTGGTTCAGCGGGTTAAAAAAGCGTCGGTTGCGGTTAACAGCGAGGAAGTCTCTGTGATCGACCGGGGTTTCCTGGTCCTGTTGGGAGTAGCTAAAGGTGACGGTGCGACTGATGTTGATTATATGATCAGGAAAATCAGCAGCTTGCGTATCTTTGGTAATGAGCAGGGAAAGCTGAATCGTTCCCTGGCGGATGTGGAAGGTGAGGTCCTGCTGGTTCCCCAGTTTACGCTTTTCGGCGACGTGCGCAAAGGAACCCGTCCCTCATTTTTTGGTGCGGCTGATGCGGCAACCGGAAAACAGCTGTATCTGGAGGTTATGGAAGGCTTGCAGCAGCTGGGAATTCCAGTTTATGGTGGGAGATTCCAGGAAATGATGGAAGTGAAATTGATTAATGACGGTCCGGTTACTATCTTGCTGGACAGTCGAAAACAGTTTTAG